Proteins encoded by one window of Pseudorca crassidens isolate mPseCra1 chromosome 3, mPseCra1.hap1, whole genome shotgun sequence:
- the CRTC1 gene encoding CREB-regulated transcription coactivator 1 isoform X1, with amino-acid sequence MATSNNPRKFSEKIALHNQKQAEETAAFEEVMKDLSLTRAARLQLQKSQYLQLGPSRGQYYGGSLPNVNQIGSGTVDLPFQPSGYLGEALAAAPVSLTPFQSSGLDTSRTTRHHGLVDRVYRERGRLGSPHRRPLSVDKHGRQADSCPYGTVYLSPPADTSWRRTNSDSALHQSTMTPTQPEPFTGGSQDVHQKKVLLLTVPGMEETTSEMDKNLSKQAWDTKKTGSRPKSCEVPGINIFPSADQENTTALIPATHNTGGSLPDLTNIHFPSPLPTPLDPEEPTFPALSSSSSTGNLAANLTHLGIGGAGQGMSTPGSSPQHRPAGVSPLSLSTEARRQQAQQVSPTLSPLSPITQAVAMDALSLEQQLPYAFFTQAGSQQPPPPQPQPPPPPPPASQQQPPPPPPQVPVGLPQGGSLMPSASLTRGPQLPPLAVTVPSSLPQSPPENSGQPPMGIDTASAPALQQYRTSAGSPANQSPTSPVSNQGFSPGSSPQHSSTLGGVFGDSYYEQQMAARQANALSHQLEQFNMIENAISSSSLYSPGSTLNYSQAAMMGLTGSHGSLPDTQQLSFPSHGSIPNIILTVTGESPPSLSKELTSTLAGVGDVSFDSDNQFPLDELKIDPLTLDGLHMLNDPDMVLADPATEDTFRMDRL; translated from the exons CTCCAGCTCCAAAAGTCCCAGTACCTGCAGCTGGGCCCAAGCCGTGGCCAGTACTATGGCGGGTCCCTGCCCAACGTGAACCAGATTGGGAGCGGCACCGTGGATCTGCCCTTCCAG CCCAGCGGATATCTGGGGGAGGCTCTGGCAGCGGCTCCTGTCTCTCTG acaccCTTCCAGTCCTCAGGCCTGGACACCAGCCGAACTACCCGGCACCATGGGCTAGTGGACAGAGTGTACCGGGAGCGTGGCCGCCTTGGCTCCCCACATCGCCGGCCTCTGTCAGTGGACAAACATGGAAGGCAG GCGGACAGCTGCCCATATGGCACCGTGTACCTCTCGCCACCTGCGGACACCAGCTGGAGAAG gacCAATTCTGACTCTGCCCTTCACCAGAGCACAATGACGCCCACCCAGCCAGAGCCTTTTACGGGTGGGTCCCAGGACGTGCACCAGAAAAAAG tcttACTATTAACAGTCCCTGGAATGGAGGAGACCACATCAGAGATGGACAAGAACCTTTCCAAGCAGGCATGGGACACCAAGAAG ACGGGGTCCAGGCCCAAGTCCTGCGAGGTCCCTGGAATCAA CATCTTTCCATCCGCCGACCAGGAAAACACTACAGCCCTGATCCCTGCCACCCACAACACGGGGGGCTCCCTGCCTGACCTGACCAAcatccacttcccctcccccctcccgacCCCGCTGGACCCCGAGGAGCCCACCTTCCCCGCGCTGAGCAGCTCCAGCAGCACCGGCAACCTCGCAGCCAACCTGACACACCTGGGCATCGGCGGTGCCGGCCAGG GGATGAGCACACCTGGCTCCTCGCCGCAGCACCGCCCGGCCGGCGTCAGCCCGCTGTCCCTGAGCACGGAGGCAAGGCGGCAGCAGGCCCAGCAGGTGTCGCCCACTCTCTCCCCACTGTCACCCATCACTCAG GCCGTGGCCATGGATGCCCTGTCTCTGGAGCAGCAGCTGCCCTACGCCTTCTTCACCCAGGCGGGCTCTcagcagccgccgccgcctcagcctcagcccccgcccccgccgccgcctgCGTCCCAGCAGcagccgcccccgccgcccccgcagGTGCCTGTCGGCCTCCCCCAGGGCGGCTCCCTGATGCCGAGCGCCAGCCTGACTCGGGGGCCCCAACTGCCCCCGCTTGCGGTCACGGTACCATCCTCTCTCCCCCAGTCCCCCCCAGAGAACTCGGGCCAGCCGCCGATGGGGATCGACACTGCTTCG GCACCGGCTCTGCAGCAGTACCGTACTAGCGCTGGCTCCCCAGCCAACCAGTCTCCCACCTCACCCGTCTCCAATCAAGGCTTCTCCCCCGGGAGCTCCCCGCAA CACTCTTCCACCCTGGGCGGCGTGTTTGGGGACTCATACTATGAGCAGCAGATGGCGGCCAGGCAGGCCAATGCTCTGTCCCACCAG CTGGAGCAGTTCAACATGATAGAGAATGCCATCAGCTCCAGCAGCCTGTACAGCCCGGGCTCGACACTCAACTACTCACAGGCGGCCATGATGGGCCTCACGGGCAGCCACGGGAGCCTGCCGGACACACAGCAGCTCAGCTTCCCCAGCCATGGCAGCATCCCCAATATCATCCTCACAG tgacaGGAGAGTCCCCTCCCAGCCTCTCTAAAGAACTGACCAGCACGCTGGCCGGGGTCGGTGACGTCAGCTTCGATTCTGACAACCAGTTCCCCTTGGACGAACTCAAGATTGACCCCCTGACCCTGGACGGACTGCACATGCTCAATGACCCAGACATGGTCCTGGCCGACCCGGCCACCGAGGACACCTTCCGTATGGACCGTCTGTGA
- the CRTC1 gene encoding CREB-regulated transcription coactivator 1 isoform X5, giving the protein MATSNNPRKFSEKIALHNQKQAEETAAFEEVMKDLSLTRAARLQLQKSQYLQLGPSRGQYYGGSLPNVNQIGSGTVDLPFQTPFQSSGLDTSRTTRHHGLVDRVYRERGRLGSPHRRPLSVDKHGRQADSCPYGTVYLSPPADTSWRRTNSDSALHQSTMTPTQPEPFTGGSQDVHQKKVLLLTVPGMEETTSEMDKNLSKQAWDTKKTGSRPKSCEVPGINIFPSADQENTTALIPATHNTGGSLPDLTNIHFPSPLPTPLDPEEPTFPALSSSSSTGNLAANLTHLGIGGAGQGMSTPGSSPQHRPAGVSPLSLSTEARRQQAQQVSPTLSPLSPITQAVAMDALSLEQQLPYAFFTQAGSQQPPPPQPQPPPPPPPASQQQPPPPPPQSPPENSGQPPMGIDTASAPALQQYRTSAGSPANQSPTSPVSNQGFSPGSSPQHSSTLGGVFGDSYYEQQMAARQANALSHQLEQFNMIENAISSSSLYSPGSTLNYSQAAMMGLTGSHGSLPDTQQLSFPSHGSIPNIILTVTGESPPSLSKELTSTLAGVGDVSFDSDNQFPLDELKIDPLTLDGLHMLNDPDMVLADPATEDTFRMDRL; this is encoded by the exons CTCCAGCTCCAAAAGTCCCAGTACCTGCAGCTGGGCCCAAGCCGTGGCCAGTACTATGGCGGGTCCCTGCCCAACGTGAACCAGATTGGGAGCGGCACCGTGGATCTGCCCTTCCAG acaccCTTCCAGTCCTCAGGCCTGGACACCAGCCGAACTACCCGGCACCATGGGCTAGTGGACAGAGTGTACCGGGAGCGTGGCCGCCTTGGCTCCCCACATCGCCGGCCTCTGTCAGTGGACAAACATGGAAGGCAG GCGGACAGCTGCCCATATGGCACCGTGTACCTCTCGCCACCTGCGGACACCAGCTGGAGAAG gacCAATTCTGACTCTGCCCTTCACCAGAGCACAATGACGCCCACCCAGCCAGAGCCTTTTACGGGTGGGTCCCAGGACGTGCACCAGAAAAAAG tcttACTATTAACAGTCCCTGGAATGGAGGAGACCACATCAGAGATGGACAAGAACCTTTCCAAGCAGGCATGGGACACCAAGAAG ACGGGGTCCAGGCCCAAGTCCTGCGAGGTCCCTGGAATCAA CATCTTTCCATCCGCCGACCAGGAAAACACTACAGCCCTGATCCCTGCCACCCACAACACGGGGGGCTCCCTGCCTGACCTGACCAAcatccacttcccctcccccctcccgacCCCGCTGGACCCCGAGGAGCCCACCTTCCCCGCGCTGAGCAGCTCCAGCAGCACCGGCAACCTCGCAGCCAACCTGACACACCTGGGCATCGGCGGTGCCGGCCAGG GGATGAGCACACCTGGCTCCTCGCCGCAGCACCGCCCGGCCGGCGTCAGCCCGCTGTCCCTGAGCACGGAGGCAAGGCGGCAGCAGGCCCAGCAGGTGTCGCCCACTCTCTCCCCACTGTCACCCATCACTCAG GCCGTGGCCATGGATGCCCTGTCTCTGGAGCAGCAGCTGCCCTACGCCTTCTTCACCCAGGCGGGCTCTcagcagccgccgccgcctcagcctcagcccccgcccccgccgccgcctgCGTCCCAGCAGcagccgcccccgccgcccccgcag TCCCCCCCAGAGAACTCGGGCCAGCCGCCGATGGGGATCGACACTGCTTCG GCACCGGCTCTGCAGCAGTACCGTACTAGCGCTGGCTCCCCAGCCAACCAGTCTCCCACCTCACCCGTCTCCAATCAAGGCTTCTCCCCCGGGAGCTCCCCGCAA CACTCTTCCACCCTGGGCGGCGTGTTTGGGGACTCATACTATGAGCAGCAGATGGCGGCCAGGCAGGCCAATGCTCTGTCCCACCAG CTGGAGCAGTTCAACATGATAGAGAATGCCATCAGCTCCAGCAGCCTGTACAGCCCGGGCTCGACACTCAACTACTCACAGGCGGCCATGATGGGCCTCACGGGCAGCCACGGGAGCCTGCCGGACACACAGCAGCTCAGCTTCCCCAGCCATGGCAGCATCCCCAATATCATCCTCACAG tgacaGGAGAGTCCCCTCCCAGCCTCTCTAAAGAACTGACCAGCACGCTGGCCGGGGTCGGTGACGTCAGCTTCGATTCTGACAACCAGTTCCCCTTGGACGAACTCAAGATTGACCCCCTGACCCTGGACGGACTGCACATGCTCAATGACCCAGACATGGTCCTGGCCGACCCGGCCACCGAGGACACCTTCCGTATGGACCGTCTGTGA
- the CRTC1 gene encoding CREB-regulated transcription coactivator 1 isoform X6, giving the protein MATSNNPRKFSEKIALHNQKQAEETAAFEEVMKDLSLTRAARLQLQKSQYLQLGPSRGQYYGGSLPNVNQIGSGTVDLPFQPSGYLGEALAAAPVSLTPFQSSGLDTSRTTRHHGLVDRVYRERGRLGSPHRRPLSVDKHGRQADSCPYGTVYLSPPADTSWRRTNSDSALHQSTMTPTQPEPFTGGSQDVHQKKVLLLTVPGMEETTSEMDKNLSKQAWDTKKTGSRPKSCEVPGINIFPSADQENTTALIPATHNTGGSLPDLTNIHFPSPLPTPLDPEEPTFPALSSSSSTGNLAANLTHLGIGGAGQGMSTPGSSPQHRPAGVSPLSLSTEARRQQAQQVSPTLSPLSPITQAVAMDALSLEQQLPYAFFTQAGSQQPPPPQPQPPPPPPPASQQQPPPPPPQVPVGLPQGGSLMPSASLTRGPQLPPLAVTVPSSLPQSPPENSGQPPMGIDTASAPALQQYRTSAGSPANQSPTSPVSNQGFSPGSSPQHSSTLGGVFGDSYYEQQMAARQANALSHQLEQFNMIENAISSSSLYSPGSTLNYSQAAMMGLTGSHGSLPDTQQLSFPSHGSIPNIILTVPLGRTQD; this is encoded by the exons CTCCAGCTCCAAAAGTCCCAGTACCTGCAGCTGGGCCCAAGCCGTGGCCAGTACTATGGCGGGTCCCTGCCCAACGTGAACCAGATTGGGAGCGGCACCGTGGATCTGCCCTTCCAG CCCAGCGGATATCTGGGGGAGGCTCTGGCAGCGGCTCCTGTCTCTCTG acaccCTTCCAGTCCTCAGGCCTGGACACCAGCCGAACTACCCGGCACCATGGGCTAGTGGACAGAGTGTACCGGGAGCGTGGCCGCCTTGGCTCCCCACATCGCCGGCCTCTGTCAGTGGACAAACATGGAAGGCAG GCGGACAGCTGCCCATATGGCACCGTGTACCTCTCGCCACCTGCGGACACCAGCTGGAGAAG gacCAATTCTGACTCTGCCCTTCACCAGAGCACAATGACGCCCACCCAGCCAGAGCCTTTTACGGGTGGGTCCCAGGACGTGCACCAGAAAAAAG tcttACTATTAACAGTCCCTGGAATGGAGGAGACCACATCAGAGATGGACAAGAACCTTTCCAAGCAGGCATGGGACACCAAGAAG ACGGGGTCCAGGCCCAAGTCCTGCGAGGTCCCTGGAATCAA CATCTTTCCATCCGCCGACCAGGAAAACACTACAGCCCTGATCCCTGCCACCCACAACACGGGGGGCTCCCTGCCTGACCTGACCAAcatccacttcccctcccccctcccgacCCCGCTGGACCCCGAGGAGCCCACCTTCCCCGCGCTGAGCAGCTCCAGCAGCACCGGCAACCTCGCAGCCAACCTGACACACCTGGGCATCGGCGGTGCCGGCCAGG GGATGAGCACACCTGGCTCCTCGCCGCAGCACCGCCCGGCCGGCGTCAGCCCGCTGTCCCTGAGCACGGAGGCAAGGCGGCAGCAGGCCCAGCAGGTGTCGCCCACTCTCTCCCCACTGTCACCCATCACTCAG GCCGTGGCCATGGATGCCCTGTCTCTGGAGCAGCAGCTGCCCTACGCCTTCTTCACCCAGGCGGGCTCTcagcagccgccgccgcctcagcctcagcccccgcccccgccgccgcctgCGTCCCAGCAGcagccgcccccgccgcccccgcagGTGCCTGTCGGCCTCCCCCAGGGCGGCTCCCTGATGCCGAGCGCCAGCCTGACTCGGGGGCCCCAACTGCCCCCGCTTGCGGTCACGGTACCATCCTCTCTCCCCCAGTCCCCCCCAGAGAACTCGGGCCAGCCGCCGATGGGGATCGACACTGCTTCG GCACCGGCTCTGCAGCAGTACCGTACTAGCGCTGGCTCCCCAGCCAACCAGTCTCCCACCTCACCCGTCTCCAATCAAGGCTTCTCCCCCGGGAGCTCCCCGCAA CACTCTTCCACCCTGGGCGGCGTGTTTGGGGACTCATACTATGAGCAGCAGATGGCGGCCAGGCAGGCCAATGCTCTGTCCCACCAG CTGGAGCAGTTCAACATGATAGAGAATGCCATCAGCTCCAGCAGCCTGTACAGCCCGGGCTCGACACTCAACTACTCACAGGCGGCCATGATGGGCCTCACGGGCAGCCACGGGAGCCTGCCGGACACACAGCAGCTCAGCTTCCCCAGCCATGGCAGCATCCCCAATATCATCCTCACAG TTCCCCTTGGACGAACTCAAGATTGA
- the CRTC1 gene encoding CREB-regulated transcription coactivator 1 isoform X9, producing the protein MATSNNPRKFSEKIALHNQKQAEETAAFEEVMKDLSLTRAARLQLQKSQYLQLGPSRGQYYGGSLPNVNQIGSGTVDLPFQPSGYLGEALAAAPVSLTPFQSSGLDTSRTTRHHGLVDRVYRERGRLGSPHRRPLSVDKHGRQADSCPYGTVYLSPPADTSWRRTNSDSALHQSTMTPTQPEPFTGGSQDVHQKKVLLLTVPGMEETTSEMDKNLSKQAWDTKKTGSRPKSCEVPGINIFPSADQENTTALIPATHNTGGSLPDLTNIHFPSPLPTPLDPEEPTFPALSSSSSTGNLAANLTHLGIGGAGQGMSTPGSSPQHRPAGVSPLSLSTEARRQQAQQVSPTLSPLSPITQSPPENSGQPPMGIDTASHSSTLGGVFGDSYYEQQMAARQANALSHQLEQFNMIENAISSSSLYSPGSTLNYSQAAMMGLTGSHGSLPDTQQLSFPSHGSIPNIILTVTGESPPSLSKELTSTLAGVGDVSFDSDNQFPLDELKIDPLTLDGLHMLNDPDMVLADPATEDTFRMDRL; encoded by the exons CTCCAGCTCCAAAAGTCCCAGTACCTGCAGCTGGGCCCAAGCCGTGGCCAGTACTATGGCGGGTCCCTGCCCAACGTGAACCAGATTGGGAGCGGCACCGTGGATCTGCCCTTCCAG CCCAGCGGATATCTGGGGGAGGCTCTGGCAGCGGCTCCTGTCTCTCTG acaccCTTCCAGTCCTCAGGCCTGGACACCAGCCGAACTACCCGGCACCATGGGCTAGTGGACAGAGTGTACCGGGAGCGTGGCCGCCTTGGCTCCCCACATCGCCGGCCTCTGTCAGTGGACAAACATGGAAGGCAG GCGGACAGCTGCCCATATGGCACCGTGTACCTCTCGCCACCTGCGGACACCAGCTGGAGAAG gacCAATTCTGACTCTGCCCTTCACCAGAGCACAATGACGCCCACCCAGCCAGAGCCTTTTACGGGTGGGTCCCAGGACGTGCACCAGAAAAAAG tcttACTATTAACAGTCCCTGGAATGGAGGAGACCACATCAGAGATGGACAAGAACCTTTCCAAGCAGGCATGGGACACCAAGAAG ACGGGGTCCAGGCCCAAGTCCTGCGAGGTCCCTGGAATCAA CATCTTTCCATCCGCCGACCAGGAAAACACTACAGCCCTGATCCCTGCCACCCACAACACGGGGGGCTCCCTGCCTGACCTGACCAAcatccacttcccctcccccctcccgacCCCGCTGGACCCCGAGGAGCCCACCTTCCCCGCGCTGAGCAGCTCCAGCAGCACCGGCAACCTCGCAGCCAACCTGACACACCTGGGCATCGGCGGTGCCGGCCAGG GGATGAGCACACCTGGCTCCTCGCCGCAGCACCGCCCGGCCGGCGTCAGCCCGCTGTCCCTGAGCACGGAGGCAAGGCGGCAGCAGGCCCAGCAGGTGTCGCCCACTCTCTCCCCACTGTCACCCATCACTCAG TCCCCCCCAGAGAACTCGGGCCAGCCGCCGATGGGGATCGACACTGCTTCG CACTCTTCCACCCTGGGCGGCGTGTTTGGGGACTCATACTATGAGCAGCAGATGGCGGCCAGGCAGGCCAATGCTCTGTCCCACCAG CTGGAGCAGTTCAACATGATAGAGAATGCCATCAGCTCCAGCAGCCTGTACAGCCCGGGCTCGACACTCAACTACTCACAGGCGGCCATGATGGGCCTCACGGGCAGCCACGGGAGCCTGCCGGACACACAGCAGCTCAGCTTCCCCAGCCATGGCAGCATCCCCAATATCATCCTCACAG tgacaGGAGAGTCCCCTCCCAGCCTCTCTAAAGAACTGACCAGCACGCTGGCCGGGGTCGGTGACGTCAGCTTCGATTCTGACAACCAGTTCCCCTTGGACGAACTCAAGATTGACCCCCTGACCCTGGACGGACTGCACATGCTCAATGACCCAGACATGGTCCTGGCCGACCCGGCCACCGAGGACACCTTCCGTATGGACCGTCTGTGA
- the CRTC1 gene encoding CREB-regulated transcription coactivator 1 isoform X2, translating into MATSNNPRKFSEKIALHNQKQAEETAAFEEVMKDLSLTRAARLQLQKSQYLQLGPSRGQYYGGSLPNVNQIGSGTVDLPFQTPFQSSGLDTSRTTRHHGLVDRVYRERGRLGSPHRRPLSVDKHGRQADSCPYGTVYLSPPADTSWRRTNSDSALHQSTMTPTQPEPFTGGSQDVHQKKVLLLTVPGMEETTSEMDKNLSKQAWDTKKTGSRPKSCEVPGINIFPSADQENTTALIPATHNTGGSLPDLTNIHFPSPLPTPLDPEEPTFPALSSSSSTGNLAANLTHLGIGGAGQGMSTPGSSPQHRPAGVSPLSLSTEARRQQAQQVSPTLSPLSPITQAVAMDALSLEQQLPYAFFTQAGSQQPPPPQPQPPPPPPPASQQQPPPPPPQVPVGLPQGGSLMPSASLTRGPQLPPLAVTVPSSLPQSPPENSGQPPMGIDTASAPALQQYRTSAGSPANQSPTSPVSNQGFSPGSSPQHSSTLGGVFGDSYYEQQMAARQANALSHQLEQFNMIENAISSSSLYSPGSTLNYSQAAMMGLTGSHGSLPDTQQLSFPSHGSIPNIILTVTGESPPSLSKELTSTLAGVGDVSFDSDNQFPLDELKIDPLTLDGLHMLNDPDMVLADPATEDTFRMDRL; encoded by the exons CTCCAGCTCCAAAAGTCCCAGTACCTGCAGCTGGGCCCAAGCCGTGGCCAGTACTATGGCGGGTCCCTGCCCAACGTGAACCAGATTGGGAGCGGCACCGTGGATCTGCCCTTCCAG acaccCTTCCAGTCCTCAGGCCTGGACACCAGCCGAACTACCCGGCACCATGGGCTAGTGGACAGAGTGTACCGGGAGCGTGGCCGCCTTGGCTCCCCACATCGCCGGCCTCTGTCAGTGGACAAACATGGAAGGCAG GCGGACAGCTGCCCATATGGCACCGTGTACCTCTCGCCACCTGCGGACACCAGCTGGAGAAG gacCAATTCTGACTCTGCCCTTCACCAGAGCACAATGACGCCCACCCAGCCAGAGCCTTTTACGGGTGGGTCCCAGGACGTGCACCAGAAAAAAG tcttACTATTAACAGTCCCTGGAATGGAGGAGACCACATCAGAGATGGACAAGAACCTTTCCAAGCAGGCATGGGACACCAAGAAG ACGGGGTCCAGGCCCAAGTCCTGCGAGGTCCCTGGAATCAA CATCTTTCCATCCGCCGACCAGGAAAACACTACAGCCCTGATCCCTGCCACCCACAACACGGGGGGCTCCCTGCCTGACCTGACCAAcatccacttcccctcccccctcccgacCCCGCTGGACCCCGAGGAGCCCACCTTCCCCGCGCTGAGCAGCTCCAGCAGCACCGGCAACCTCGCAGCCAACCTGACACACCTGGGCATCGGCGGTGCCGGCCAGG GGATGAGCACACCTGGCTCCTCGCCGCAGCACCGCCCGGCCGGCGTCAGCCCGCTGTCCCTGAGCACGGAGGCAAGGCGGCAGCAGGCCCAGCAGGTGTCGCCCACTCTCTCCCCACTGTCACCCATCACTCAG GCCGTGGCCATGGATGCCCTGTCTCTGGAGCAGCAGCTGCCCTACGCCTTCTTCACCCAGGCGGGCTCTcagcagccgccgccgcctcagcctcagcccccgcccccgccgccgcctgCGTCCCAGCAGcagccgcccccgccgcccccgcagGTGCCTGTCGGCCTCCCCCAGGGCGGCTCCCTGATGCCGAGCGCCAGCCTGACTCGGGGGCCCCAACTGCCCCCGCTTGCGGTCACGGTACCATCCTCTCTCCCCCAGTCCCCCCCAGAGAACTCGGGCCAGCCGCCGATGGGGATCGACACTGCTTCG GCACCGGCTCTGCAGCAGTACCGTACTAGCGCTGGCTCCCCAGCCAACCAGTCTCCCACCTCACCCGTCTCCAATCAAGGCTTCTCCCCCGGGAGCTCCCCGCAA CACTCTTCCACCCTGGGCGGCGTGTTTGGGGACTCATACTATGAGCAGCAGATGGCGGCCAGGCAGGCCAATGCTCTGTCCCACCAG CTGGAGCAGTTCAACATGATAGAGAATGCCATCAGCTCCAGCAGCCTGTACAGCCCGGGCTCGACACTCAACTACTCACAGGCGGCCATGATGGGCCTCACGGGCAGCCACGGGAGCCTGCCGGACACACAGCAGCTCAGCTTCCCCAGCCATGGCAGCATCCCCAATATCATCCTCACAG tgacaGGAGAGTCCCCTCCCAGCCTCTCTAAAGAACTGACCAGCACGCTGGCCGGGGTCGGTGACGTCAGCTTCGATTCTGACAACCAGTTCCCCTTGGACGAACTCAAGATTGACCCCCTGACCCTGGACGGACTGCACATGCTCAATGACCCAGACATGGTCCTGGCCGACCCGGCCACCGAGGACACCTTCCGTATGGACCGTCTGTGA
- the CRTC1 gene encoding CREB-regulated transcription coactivator 1 isoform X4: MATSNNPRKFSEKIALHNQKQAEETAAFEEVMKDLSLTRAARLQLQKSQYLQLGPSRGQYYGGSLPNVNQIGSGTVDLPFQPSGYLGEALAAAPVSLTPFQSSGLDTSRTTRHHGLVDRVYRERGRLGSPHRRPLSVDKHGRQADSCPYGTVYLSPPADTSWRRTNSDSALHQSTMTPTQPEPFTGGSQDVHQKKVLLLTVPGMEETTSEMDKNLSKQAWDTKKTGSRPKSCEVPGINIFPSADQENTTALIPATHNTGGSLPDLTNIHFPSPLPTPLDPEEPTFPALSSSSSTGNLAANLTHLGIGGAGQGMSTPGSSPQHRPAGVSPLSLSTEARRQQAQQVSPTLSPLSPITQAVAMDALSLEQQLPYAFFTQAGSQQPPPPQPQPPPPPPPASQQQPPPPPPQSPPENSGQPPMGIDTASAPALQQYRTSAGSPANQSPTSPVSNQGFSPGSSPQHSSTLGGVFGDSYYEQQMAARQANALSHQLEQFNMIENAISSSSLYSPGSTLNYSQAAMMGLTGSHGSLPDTQQLSFPSHGSIPNIILTVTGESPPSLSKELTSTLAGVGDVSFDSDNQFPLDELKIDPLTLDGLHMLNDPDMVLADPATEDTFRMDRL, encoded by the exons CTCCAGCTCCAAAAGTCCCAGTACCTGCAGCTGGGCCCAAGCCGTGGCCAGTACTATGGCGGGTCCCTGCCCAACGTGAACCAGATTGGGAGCGGCACCGTGGATCTGCCCTTCCAG CCCAGCGGATATCTGGGGGAGGCTCTGGCAGCGGCTCCTGTCTCTCTG acaccCTTCCAGTCCTCAGGCCTGGACACCAGCCGAACTACCCGGCACCATGGGCTAGTGGACAGAGTGTACCGGGAGCGTGGCCGCCTTGGCTCCCCACATCGCCGGCCTCTGTCAGTGGACAAACATGGAAGGCAG GCGGACAGCTGCCCATATGGCACCGTGTACCTCTCGCCACCTGCGGACACCAGCTGGAGAAG gacCAATTCTGACTCTGCCCTTCACCAGAGCACAATGACGCCCACCCAGCCAGAGCCTTTTACGGGTGGGTCCCAGGACGTGCACCAGAAAAAAG tcttACTATTAACAGTCCCTGGAATGGAGGAGACCACATCAGAGATGGACAAGAACCTTTCCAAGCAGGCATGGGACACCAAGAAG ACGGGGTCCAGGCCCAAGTCCTGCGAGGTCCCTGGAATCAA CATCTTTCCATCCGCCGACCAGGAAAACACTACAGCCCTGATCCCTGCCACCCACAACACGGGGGGCTCCCTGCCTGACCTGACCAAcatccacttcccctcccccctcccgacCCCGCTGGACCCCGAGGAGCCCACCTTCCCCGCGCTGAGCAGCTCCAGCAGCACCGGCAACCTCGCAGCCAACCTGACACACCTGGGCATCGGCGGTGCCGGCCAGG GGATGAGCACACCTGGCTCCTCGCCGCAGCACCGCCCGGCCGGCGTCAGCCCGCTGTCCCTGAGCACGGAGGCAAGGCGGCAGCAGGCCCAGCAGGTGTCGCCCACTCTCTCCCCACTGTCACCCATCACTCAG GCCGTGGCCATGGATGCCCTGTCTCTGGAGCAGCAGCTGCCCTACGCCTTCTTCACCCAGGCGGGCTCTcagcagccgccgccgcctcagcctcagcccccgcccccgccgccgcctgCGTCCCAGCAGcagccgcccccgccgcccccgcag TCCCCCCCAGAGAACTCGGGCCAGCCGCCGATGGGGATCGACACTGCTTCG GCACCGGCTCTGCAGCAGTACCGTACTAGCGCTGGCTCCCCAGCCAACCAGTCTCCCACCTCACCCGTCTCCAATCAAGGCTTCTCCCCCGGGAGCTCCCCGCAA CACTCTTCCACCCTGGGCGGCGTGTTTGGGGACTCATACTATGAGCAGCAGATGGCGGCCAGGCAGGCCAATGCTCTGTCCCACCAG CTGGAGCAGTTCAACATGATAGAGAATGCCATCAGCTCCAGCAGCCTGTACAGCCCGGGCTCGACACTCAACTACTCACAGGCGGCCATGATGGGCCTCACGGGCAGCCACGGGAGCCTGCCGGACACACAGCAGCTCAGCTTCCCCAGCCATGGCAGCATCCCCAATATCATCCTCACAG tgacaGGAGAGTCCCCTCCCAGCCTCTCTAAAGAACTGACCAGCACGCTGGCCGGGGTCGGTGACGTCAGCTTCGATTCTGACAACCAGTTCCCCTTGGACGAACTCAAGATTGACCCCCTGACCCTGGACGGACTGCACATGCTCAATGACCCAGACATGGTCCTGGCCGACCCGGCCACCGAGGACACCTTCCGTATGGACCGTCTGTGA